One stretch of Dyella jiangningensis DNA includes these proteins:
- a CDS encoding PA0069 family radical SAM protein: MAESFLPPQAHKGRGAASNPEGRFESIRHHAEDDGWQSLLLDEAAPRPRTEVTEERARSVITHNDSPDIHFNQALNPYRGCEHGCIYCFARPSHSYLNLSPGLDFETKLRAKSNLAEVLRHELSRRSYVVSPINIGSNTDPYQPIERRWKLTRAALEVLAECHHPCTIVTKNAMVERDLDILAPMARENLVQVLVSVNSLDNHLAAKLEPRASAPHRRIKAIRTLADAGVPVGVLVAPIIPALNDRDMEAVLEQAADAGARSAGFTTLRLPYELKALFREWLALHAPQRAAHVMSLVQQMHGGRDYDSNFATRMHGQGVFAELIRRRFDVACRKHGFGRVRELQLDTAKFVPPREPSPQGQLF; encoded by the coding sequence ATGGCCGAATCCTTTCTTCCACCGCAGGCTCACAAGGGGCGAGGCGCTGCTTCCAATCCGGAAGGGCGCTTCGAGTCGATCCGGCACCACGCCGAGGACGACGGCTGGCAAAGCCTGTTGCTGGACGAAGCGGCGCCGCGGCCACGCACCGAAGTCACCGAGGAGCGCGCGCGCAGCGTCATCACGCACAACGATTCGCCGGACATCCATTTCAACCAGGCGCTCAACCCGTACCGCGGTTGCGAGCATGGTTGCATCTATTGCTTCGCGCGACCGTCGCACAGCTATCTCAACCTGTCACCCGGGCTCGACTTCGAAACCAAGCTGCGCGCCAAGAGCAACTTGGCCGAAGTGCTGCGACATGAACTTTCGCGCCGCAGCTATGTGGTCAGCCCGATCAACATCGGCAGCAACACCGATCCGTACCAACCGATCGAACGACGCTGGAAGCTGACGCGCGCGGCGCTGGAAGTGCTGGCCGAATGCCATCATCCATGCACCATCGTCACCAAGAACGCGATGGTGGAACGCGACCTGGACATCCTCGCGCCGATGGCGCGCGAGAACCTGGTGCAGGTGCTCGTCTCGGTGAATTCGCTCGACAACCATCTCGCCGCGAAGCTGGAACCACGCGCGAGTGCGCCGCACCGGCGCATCAAGGCAATCCGTACGCTGGCCGACGCGGGCGTGCCGGTCGGCGTGCTGGTGGCGCCGATCATCCCCGCGTTGAACGATCGCGACATGGAAGCGGTGCTCGAGCAGGCTGCCGACGCCGGTGCGCGCAGCGCCGGCTTTACCACGCTGCGACTGCCTTACGAGCTGAAGGCGCTGTTTCGCGAATGGCTGGCGCTGCATGCGCCACAACGGGCGGCCCACGTGATGAGCCTGGTGCAGCAAATGCACGGTGGACGCGACTACGACAGCAACTTCGCCACGCGCATGCATGGGCAGGGCGTGTTTGCCGAACTCATCCGTCGTCGCTTCGACGTGGCCTGCCGCAAGCATGGTTTCGGCCGTGTCCGCGAGCTGCAGCTCGATACGGCGAAGTTCGTGCCGCCGCGCGAACCGTCGCCGCAAGGTCAACTGTTCTGA